From Chengkuizengella sediminis, one genomic window encodes:
- a CDS encoding DUF2019 domain-containing protein: MINLDNLIEDFVEVSTQFGEAAKAGDIVNLNKQMLRIHEIRRHLKSMNSTIEIVRLINHPNEFVRLKTAYTLLLLAPERSKEMLKELSAKEEFWSNGLKII, encoded by the coding sequence TTGATTAATTTGGATAATTTAATAGAAGACTTTGTAGAGGTATCTACCCAGTTTGGTGAGGCAGCTAAAGCTGGGGATATAGTCAATTTAAATAAACAAATGTTAAGGATACATGAGATAAGAAGACATTTAAAGTCTATGAATTCTACAATTGAAATAGTTAGGTTAATCAATCATCCAAATGAATTTGTACGTCTAAAAACGGCATATACATTATTATTGCTAGCACCCGAAAGAAGTAAGGAGATGCTTAAAGAGCTTTCTGCAAAAGAGGAATTTTGGAGCAATGGATTAAAAATCATATAA
- a CDS encoding S-layer homology domain-containing protein: MLFSNHKKNKFVSCVLILSMLFMSFLPHVSMVSAEDSNVTETPINETANVDTDLSSEGGRSIDEEKADDSQEEDLSEENEEVSDDIQTSDESDMTVTSSVYNPTATEIFILHIIDAQDAEGNRLTGDIQVTVVSDDIEEGADGTILSGVVNFSEGTADIPIFLNDVGDHSLAVTVDGVTNVSNVMVEVLELSKMLEQAPMFSQINSSGATYVTGTDNEDNDGTSSPDHDMGEGLKKGNEWNEDIIRGSDWIDVNSPNHPIEFNINVNGQLPEESATLIIYAYDVDEEYTNSEGDEKDEVFFNGESVGFLSGANNEISTTSFVLDPDLVHQGDNLVEIEVDDDRNTAEWRLQVRWGQLLIDGGSGEDFEFTDLKLQNVNNGQDEVTFDAVVTGQSNKDYDYRLELNIIDPESNNVFLEHYYYTNPDEITETAEMKYNTDSPTGTYIVNGYLFNDTTGVLQQVRSTTFYHEQGVGIVPPEIEKVTSSNENRTYGEGELILIDVIFDAIVHVTGEPKLELETGDIDRYAKYISGTGTNTLTFEYIVETGDLTPDLEYTGTGALELNNGSILDNLDNSANVTLPIIGGGNSLSDLKDIVIDAKPVKIITAVQADFSDTERFDFTGKNNNSPTAVDDDNNPDTPPVLRLTENSEKQAGSAFIEDKIYIRDADSFSTYFTFRIDHTDTGGADGFAFVIQPISSGELNDGGGIGYAEINRGLDDGTDGNEAILKSLAVEFDTHNNDQWVVPDDLGEQNSNNHIGINVGGHIRSVAVQSIDESFINFNDGSEVHVWIDYGESSNNTIEVRIAKSNNRPDSAILSYNLDNLTQYSFDEDGSINLGGNFDLTGNFEGDIHDNGVTLGDIIGEDQAFIGFTSATGPQYEAHYITSWYFDNKYNPIDHGDNDYEQAPTIEITNVEKLKDNQFEITAVVTANDEDGNPYVVVDEKVTFKTNLGYVTPDSLATDENGEAVTILVSDETGFATITAILDSGDTAETIVEIIIPSEPTVENIEKTGIEGSTISFEFTDFSGKFEDIDGDSLTTVKLTSLPSTDIGTLKLGDVNVTEGQEIPVSDLGDLKFVPAENWNGEIEFTWNGSDGTAYADDPATVTIKLSAENDKPTVSNITKEGTEGSTITFTSTDFSNKFEDVDGDDLATVTLTNSPSTDIGTLKLGDVNVTEGQEIPFSELVNLTFVPAENWNGITTFGWNGSDGTAYADDPATVTIKLSAENDKPTVSNITKEETEGSTITFTSTDFSNKFEDVDGDDLATVSLTNSPSTDIGTLKLGDVNVTEGQEIPVSDLGDLKFVPAENWNGSTTFSWNGSDGMTYADNSATVKIELTAENDKPTISNITKEGIEGSTITFEFTDFSSKFEDIDGDSLATVTLTYLPSEDIGTLELGDVNVTEGQEIAVSDLGDLKFVPAENWNGTTTFGWNGSDGTVYAEDPATVTIKLSAENDKPTVSNITKEGTEGSTISFEFTDFSSKFEDIDGDSLATVKLTSLPSTDIGTLKLGDVNVTEGQEISELENLTFVPAKNWNGSTTFGWNGSDGKAYAEIDAQISITIFQDLDGWVGDREQGDETPIIVLPGNPLKLSAVSSLDAEKVIATYTFISDGHETIEQVELNLSNASTVDLDNEKVWTNIKYYLSDHILQDEYEVTFNAYDENDNVVQTEEESRISEDNKFHVRTTIDLEGTITDQETKEPIENAKVTLYDSAGTIQIAEVHTGVDGKYSFENIRTNTYLIEIQKSGYGIKKSSIHAIPENVEDQKIVRDFELVEFSLELFADPSAIVGDGKSTSELKALLKDKDGKVIPGVDVEFSAPRGSFENSFDLQTAISQTNGQGEAFVTYTSEKIEGVLSQSIVVQARAEYNGLIAIEEIIVTFQPGSVKGIVTQNEDLDGDGNPDPIEGVTVIITKDFDGDGNIDFSAEAKTDSEGKYSIAIPRGDVEYDVTIIKTIELDNETKEVEFHQSAEVGEVTGKGEEDFDSTKTITGVIGSKESSGESGLTPPVNNNLKVYLKDSSDQYILDAEGQPKGFPVDEDGIFNAEDINIGDYALEVRYVHDDGEEIIINERKDGSLPKVSVNNNGQLNIVEELIDPYGVITDQKTGEIIKDAKVVLYYADTKRNRNNGITPDTKVELPELVDFAPNKNHNPQYSDSFGNYAYMVYSYTDYYLTSTKSGYYTYTSPIISVETAIVRHDIEMEKKPSNNGGGTVIIPVNEMDVATNLSVEQSIYPEGSQAPVKVDFINLSEETLKKGVLQVEIPSDVKVIDADGGVMDDSTISWELKYVEPEQAISYEIMIELPKIGSEEKNFELTSDFLYAGELEHPESAKSSVKLKVVSNRYGLHEHEKYIMGYPDGTFKSEKSLTRAELAAMMARLIGKYDSANASYKDVDREYWAYEYINVVTEQGLFNGYIDHSFRPDQAITRAELAIVITRYLDLQVGAPIEMHFEDIEGIWAEAAIEALYRNSMINGYVDGTFKPNDPITRAETVVLINRMLYRGPLENISPTFPDVNPTYWAFGHIEEASVSHKSQYKEGYEEFIQEIEDQVE; the protein is encoded by the coding sequence TTGTTATTTAGTAATCACAAAAAAAATAAATTTGTATCTTGTGTACTTATTTTATCTATGTTATTCATGAGTTTTTTACCCCATGTAAGTATGGTATCTGCGGAAGACAGTAATGTAACTGAAACACCTATAAACGAGACTGCTAACGTTGATACCGATCTTTCCTCAGAGGGAGGCAGAAGTATAGACGAAGAAAAAGCTGATGATTCTCAAGAAGAGGATCTGAGTGAAGAAAACGAAGAAGTTAGTGATGATATTCAAACGTCTGATGAAAGTGATATGACTGTAACTTCTAGTGTGTATAATCCAACAGCAACAGAAATATTTATTCTACATATTATTGATGCACAAGATGCAGAGGGCAATCGTTTAACTGGAGATATACAAGTGACAGTGGTAAGTGATGATATTGAAGAGGGGGCAGATGGGACGATTCTCAGCGGTGTAGTCAACTTTTCAGAAGGAACTGCAGACATTCCTATTTTCTTAAACGATGTAGGAGATCACAGTCTAGCTGTAACGGTTGATGGGGTAACTAATGTCAGTAATGTTATGGTAGAAGTCTTGGAATTAAGTAAAATGTTGGAGCAAGCTCCTATGTTTTCACAAATTAATTCTTCCGGAGCTACTTATGTTACGGGTACTGATAATGAAGATAATGATGGTACTAGTTCTCCTGACCATGATATGGGAGAGGGTTTGAAGAAAGGGAATGAGTGGAACGAGGACATAATAAGGGGGAGTGATTGGATAGACGTAAATAGTCCTAATCACCCTATAGAGTTTAATATAAATGTTAACGGACAGCTTCCTGAGGAAAGTGCGACATTAATCATATATGCTTATGATGTTGATGAAGAGTATACAAATAGTGAAGGGGACGAGAAGGATGAAGTCTTCTTCAATGGTGAATCTGTTGGTTTTTTAAGTGGTGCTAATAACGAAATAAGTACAACTAGTTTTGTACTCGACCCTGATTTAGTTCATCAAGGGGATAACTTGGTCGAAATTGAAGTTGATGACGATCGTAATACTGCAGAGTGGAGGTTGCAGGTGAGATGGGGGCAACTACTTATTGATGGTGGATCCGGGGAGGATTTTGAGTTTACAGATTTGAAACTGCAGAATGTAAACAATGGACAAGACGAAGTTACTTTTGATGCAGTGGTGACAGGTCAATCAAATAAAGATTATGATTATAGATTGGAATTGAATATCATTGATCCGGAAAGCAACAATGTTTTTCTAGAGCATTACTATTATACTAATCCAGATGAAATAACTGAGACAGCAGAAATGAAGTATAATACGGATTCGCCGACAGGAACATATATAGTGAATGGTTACTTGTTTAATGATACAACAGGGGTACTGCAACAGGTGAGAAGCACTACCTTTTACCATGAACAAGGTGTAGGTATAGTTCCTCCTGAAATTGAAAAAGTAACTTCTTCAAATGAAAATCGTACTTATGGTGAAGGTGAGCTTATATTAATCGATGTTATCTTTGATGCAATCGTTCACGTTACAGGTGAACCAAAGCTGGAGTTGGAAACTGGAGACATTGATCGTTATGCGAAATATATTTCTGGAACGGGTACAAATACTTTAACCTTTGAGTATATCGTTGAAACAGGTGATTTGACACCTGATCTTGAGTACACAGGTACTGGTGCTTTGGAATTAAATAATGGATCGATTCTTGACAATTTAGATAACAGTGCAAATGTTACGCTTCCAATTATTGGAGGTGGTAATTCACTGTCAGATCTTAAGGATATTGTTATAGATGCTAAACCAGTGAAAATCATAACAGCAGTTCAAGCAGATTTTAGTGATACAGAGCGTTTTGATTTTACTGGTAAAAATAATAATTCTCCAACAGCGGTAGATGATGATAATAATCCTGATACTCCTCCAGTACTTCGTCTTACTGAGAATAGTGAGAAGCAAGCGGGTAGCGCATTTATTGAAGATAAAATTTATATAAGGGATGCAGATTCATTTAGTACTTATTTTACATTTCGTATAGATCATACAGACACCGGAGGTGCTGATGGATTTGCATTTGTAATTCAGCCTATTTCCAGTGGAGAGTTAAATGATGGTGGCGGGATAGGTTACGCAGAAATTAATAGAGGATTAGATGATGGTACAGATGGAAATGAAGCGATATTAAAAAGCTTAGCAGTTGAATTTGATACTCATAATAATGATCAGTGGGTAGTACCTGATGATCTTGGTGAACAAAATAGTAATAATCATATTGGAATAAATGTAGGAGGACACATTAGATCTGTAGCAGTACAATCAATAGATGAAAGTTTCATAAATTTTAATGATGGCTCTGAAGTGCATGTTTGGATAGATTATGGAGAGAGCAGTAATAATACGATTGAAGTAAGAATTGCAAAAAGTAATAACAGGCCTGATTCAGCAATTTTATCCTATAACCTTGATAATTTAACTCAGTATTCTTTTGATGAAGATGGGAGTATTAATTTAGGTGGGAATTTTGACCTAACCGGTAATTTTGAAGGTGATATACATGATAATGGTGTTACATTAGGTGATATTATAGGTGAAGATCAAGCATTTATTGGATTCACCTCTGCAACTGGTCCACAATATGAAGCACATTATATTACTTCTTGGTATTTTGATAATAAATATAATCCAATAGATCACGGGGATAATGATTATGAACAAGCTCCAACAATTGAAATAACAAATGTAGAAAAGTTAAAAGATAATCAATTTGAAATTACCGCAGTAGTAACAGCTAACGATGAGGATGGCAATCCATATGTAGTCGTAGATGAAAAAGTTACTTTTAAAACCAATCTTGGGTACGTAACTCCTGATAGTTTGGCAACTGATGAAAACGGTGAGGCAGTAACAATTCTTGTTTCTGATGAAACTGGATTTGCAACTATAACGGCTATCTTGGATAGTGGGGATACTGCTGAAACAATAGTAGAGATAATAATTCCATCAGAACCAACAGTAGAGAACATTGAGAAGACAGGAATCGAAGGAAGTACAATCTCCTTCGAATTCACAGACTTTAGCGGTAAGTTCGAGGATATAGATGGAGATAGTTTAACCACAGTGAAGCTTACAAGCTTACCATCTACAGATATAGGCACATTGAAGTTAGGGGATGTGAATGTTACTGAAGGACAGGAAATTCCAGTAAGTGACTTAGGAGATCTCAAGTTTGTCCCAGCGGAAAACTGGAACGGAGAAATTGAGTTTACTTGGAATGGTTCGGATGGAACAGCTTATGCGGATGATCCAGCAACAGTAACGATCAAACTAAGTGCAGAAAATGATAAACCAACGGTATCAAACATTACAAAAGAAGGAACCGAAGGAAGTACAATCACGTTTACGTCCACAGACTTTAGTAACAAGTTTGAAGATGTAGATGGGGATGATTTAGCCACAGTAACACTAACAAACTCACCATCTACAGATATAGGCACATTGAAGTTAGGGGATGTGAATGTAACTGAAGGACAAGAAATACCTTTTAGTGAGTTAGTCAACTTAACGTTTGTCCCAGCAGAGAATTGGAATGGAATTACAACGTTTGGTTGGAATGGTTCGGATGGAACAGCTTATGCGGACGATCCAGCTACAGTAACGATCAAACTAAGTGCAGAAAATGATAAACCAACGGTATCAAACATTACAAAAGAAGAAACCGAAGGAAGTACAATCACGTTTACGTCCACAGACTTTAGTAACAAGTTTGAAGATGTAGATGGAGATGATTTAGCCACAGTATCACTAACAAACTCACCATCTACAGATATAGGCACATTGAAGTTAGGGGATGTGAATGTTACTGAAGGACAGGAAATTCCAGTAAGTGACTTAGGAGATCTCAAGTTTGTCCCAGCGGAAAACTGGAACGGAAGCACAACGTTTAGTTGGAACGGTTCGGATGGTATGACCTATGCTGATAATTCAGCAACGGTAAAGATCGAACTAACCGCAGAAAATGATAAACCAACGATATCAAACATTACAAAAGAAGGAATCGAAGGAAGTACAATCACCTTCGAATTCACAGATTTTAGCAGTAAGTTCGAGGATATAGATGGAGATAGTTTAGCTACAGTAACGCTAACATACTTACCATCTGAAGATATAGGCACATTAGAGTTAGGCGATGTGAATGTTACTGAAGGGCAGGAGATTGCAGTAAGTGACTTAGGAGATCTCAAGTTTGTCCCAGCAGAGAATTGGAACGGAACTACAACGTTTGGTTGGAATGGTTCGGATGGAACAGTTTATGCGGAAGATCCAGCAACAGTAACGATCAAACTAAGTGCAGAAAATGATAAACCAACGGTATCAAACATTACAAAAGAAGGAACCGAAGGAAGTACAATCTCCTTCGAATTCACAGACTTCAGCAGTAAGTTTGAGGATATAGATGGAGATAGTTTAGCCACAGTGAAGCTTACAAGCTTACCATCTACTGATATAGGCACATTGAAGTTAGGGGATGTGAATGTTACTGAAGGACAGGAAATTAGTGAGCTAGAAAACTTAACGTTTGTCCCAGCGAAAAACTGGAATGGAAGCACAACGTTTGGTTGGAATGGTTCGGATGGCAAGGCTTATGCAGAGATAGATGCACAGATAAGTATTACTATATTTCAAGATCTAGACGGTTGGGTAGGAGATCGTGAACAAGGAGATGAGACTCCTATAATCGTGTTGCCAGGAAACCCATTAAAACTATCAGCAGTAAGTTCACTAGATGCAGAGAAAGTAATTGCAACATATACTTTTATAAGCGATGGTCATGAAACTATAGAACAAGTAGAATTGAATTTATCTAATGCGAGTACAGTTGATTTAGATAATGAAAAAGTTTGGACTAACATCAAATATTACTTATCAGATCATATTTTACAAGATGAATACGAAGTAACGTTCAATGCTTATGATGAGAATGATAATGTGGTACAGACTGAGGAAGAGAGTCGTATCTCTGAAGATAATAAGTTCCACGTAAGAACAACAATTGACTTGGAAGGAACGATTACTGATCAAGAAACGAAGGAACCTATTGAAAATGCTAAGGTTACTTTGTACGATTCAGCCGGGACTATTCAAATAGCGGAAGTTCATACAGGAGTAGATGGGAAATATTCTTTTGAAAATATCAGAACTAATACTTATTTAATTGAGATTCAAAAATCCGGTTATGGTATAAAGAAAAGCTCCATTCATGCGATACCAGAAAACGTAGAAGATCAGAAAATAGTTCGTGATTTTGAATTAGTGGAATTTAGTTTAGAGTTATTTGCAGATCCGAGTGCTATCGTAGGTGATGGTAAATCTACATCAGAATTAAAAGCTTTGTTGAAAGATAAAGATGGAAAAGTTATTCCAGGAGTAGATGTTGAATTTTCAGCGCCAAGAGGTTCATTTGAGAATTCGTTTGATCTTCAAACAGCAATATCACAAACGAATGGACAAGGAGAAGCATTTGTAACTTATACTTCTGAAAAAATTGAAGGGGTATTATCTCAAAGCATAGTTGTCCAAGCCAGAGCAGAATACAATGGATTAATTGCGATTGAAGAAATCATAGTGACATTCCAACCGGGATCAGTTAAAGGGATTGTCACACAAAACGAAGATTTGGACGGTGATGGAAATCCGGATCCTATTGAGGGAGTAACAGTCATAATTACAAAAGACTTTGATGGTGATGGAAACATAGATTTCTCTGCAGAAGCGAAAACTGACTCAGAAGGTAAATATTCTATCGCAATTCCACGTGGTGATGTTGAGTATGATGTTACTATTATTAAAACTATTGAGTTGGATAATGAAACAAAGGAAGTTGAATTTCATCAAAGTGCTGAAGTTGGTGAAGTAACGGGTAAAGGTGAGGAAGATTTTGATTCCACGAAGACTATCACTGGGGTGATCGGAAGTAAAGAATCCAGTGGGGAATCAGGACTAACACCTCCTGTTAATAACAACTTGAAAGTTTATCTAAAGGATTCATCTGATCAATACATTTTGGACGCAGAGGGACAACCGAAAGGATTCCCAGTAGATGAAGACGGGATTTTCAACGCTGAAGATATTAATATAGGAGATTATGCATTAGAAGTACGTTATGTACATGACGACGGTGAAGAGATCATTATTAACGAACGTAAAGATGGTTCTCTGCCTAAAGTCAGTGTGAACAATAATGGTCAGTTAAACATTGTTGAGGAATTGATTGATCCTTATGGTGTTATTACAGATCAAAAGACGGGTGAAATCATTAAAGATGCGAAAGTCGTTCTATACTATGCGGATACAAAAAGGAATAGGAATAATGGTATTACACCAGATACGAAGGTGGAACTTCCTGAATTAGTTGATTTTGCACCGAACAAAAATCATAATCCACAATACAGTGATAGCTTTGGGAATTATGCGTACATGGTTTATTCATATACAGATTATTATTTAACATCAACTAAAAGTGGTTATTACACCTATACAAGTCCGATTATTTCAGTGGAAACTGCTATCGTACGACATGATATAGAAATGGAGAAAAAGCCTAGTAATAATGGTGGGGGAACTGTAATTATCCCAGTAAATGAAATGGATGTTGCAACGAATCTTTCAGTTGAACAAAGCATCTACCCTGAAGGTAGTCAAGCACCAGTAAAAGTAGACTTCATCAATCTATCAGAGGAGACGTTGAAGAAGGGGGTATTACAAGTTGAAATCCCATCAGACGTGAAAGTCATCGATGCGGATGGCGGAGTAATGGACGATTCAACAATCTCTTGGGAACTGAAGTATGTGGAACCTGAGCAGGCAATTAGCTATGAAATTATGATTGAATTACCGAAGATTGGATCCGAGGAGAAAAATTTTGAACTGACTTCCGACTTCCTATATGCTGGAGAACTTGAACATCCAGAATCGGCTAAGTCATCAGTGAAGCTGAAAGTGGTATCTAATCGTTATGGTTTACATGAACATGAAAAATACATCATGGGATATCCAGATGGCACGTTCAAATCAGAAAAATCATTAACTAGAGCTGAACTTGCTGCTATGATGGCGCGATTGATCGGCAAGTATGATAGTGCGAATGCTTCATACAAGGATGTTGATAGAGAGTATTGGGCTTATGAATATATTAACGTGGTAACAGAGCAAGGTTTATTTAATGGATATATAGACCATTCATTCCGTCCAGATCAGGCCATCACTCGAGCGGAACTAGCCATTGTGATCACTCGTTATTTGGATCTACAGGTTGGTGCACCGATAGAGATGCATTTTGAAGATATTGAAGGAATTTGGGCTGAGGCAGCGATTGAAGCATTGTATCGAAATAGCATGATTAATGGTTATGTTGATGGTACTTTCAAACCAAATGATCCTATCACTCGTGCTGAAACAGTAGTTTTGATCAATCGTATGTTGTATCGTGGACCGCTAGAGAATATCAGTCCAACATTCCCGGATGTTAATCCAACTTACTGGGCATTTGGACATATTGAAGAAGCGTCCGTATCTCATAAATCACAGTATAAAGAGGGGTACGAGGAATTCATACAAGAAATAGAAGATCAAGTAGAATAA
- a CDS encoding tyrosine-protein phosphatase translates to MIVIDINGNFLTKMDCNSRDWFWKLKVLKKAEQRGITHIVSTPHFNKEYLLSNKEHLLEVISELNENVKKEGINIKILAGHQVLIYEDLVKDYIKNSVLSLNNNHQYIFISLPPTDIPLYTHRVIFELQMIGLKPIIVLPERNTAIVENPNLLYQLVWKGAFTQVGAASITGEFGKKTQKLALQFIAQQLTHFIATDEDEYDDLIQSYKKIHHKFGADTRYKMLENAKKLADNRMVTGEEPVKLKRKKWWNMGTSL, encoded by the coding sequence ATGATTGTGATTGATATAAATGGCAATTTTTTAACAAAGATGGATTGTAACTCTAGAGATTGGTTCTGGAAATTAAAAGTATTAAAGAAAGCAGAGCAGAGAGGAATTACACATATTGTATCAACACCACACTTCAATAAAGAATACCTATTAAGTAATAAAGAACACCTTTTAGAAGTGATTTCTGAATTAAATGAGAATGTAAAAAAAGAAGGCATAAATATAAAAATATTAGCAGGTCATCAAGTGTTAATATATGAAGATCTAGTTAAAGATTATATAAAAAATAGTGTTCTCTCTCTTAACAATAACCATCAATATATTTTTATTTCATTGCCTCCAACCGATATCCCACTTTATACACACCGAGTGATATTCGAACTTCAAATGATAGGTTTAAAACCCATTATTGTTTTACCTGAACGAAACACAGCCATTGTTGAAAATCCAAATCTATTATATCAACTTGTATGGAAAGGCGCTTTCACTCAAGTTGGAGCAGCGAGTATAACAGGAGAATTTGGTAAAAAAACACAAAAACTTGCACTTCAATTTATTGCTCAACAATTAACTCACTTTATTGCGACGGATGAAGATGAATATGATGATTTAATTCAATCTTATAAGAAAATCCATCACAAGTTCGGAGCAGACACAAGATATAAAATGTTAGAAAATGCAAAGAAGTTAGCTGATAACAGGATGGTCACTGGTGAAGAACCTGTAAAACTGAAAAGAAAAAAATGGTGGAATATGGGAACAAGTTTGTGA
- a CDS encoding RCC1 domain-containing protein: protein MYIENATLSDLNEINMRGERIVKHAKNVNSLSRAALPSERLLCSSDFNPARISAGGEHTVGLKSDGTVQAIGLNINGQTKVSNWTDIVQISAGIYHTVGLKSDGTVITTEKNDLSQEDILGWTDIVQISAGLGCADRFSHTVGLKSDGSVVAVGNNTYAQTNVSNWTDIVQVSAGGGHTVGLKSDGSVVAIGNNSYSQTNVSNWTDIVQISAGVYHTVGLKSDETVVAVGKNISYQTNVSRWTDIVQVSAGHSHTIGLKSDGTVVTVGRSASFQTDVSKWTDVVQVSAGYFHTVGLKSNEVIIAVGDNLYGQTNVESGFLIDPL from the coding sequence ATGTATATTGAAAATGCAACCTTAAGTGACTTGAATGAAATAAATATGCGAGGAGAGAGGATTGTGAAACATGCAAAGAATGTGAACTCGTTATCAAGAGCAGCATTACCAAGTGAAAGATTACTTTGTAGTTCAGATTTTAATCCAGCCCGTATTTCAGCAGGAGGAGAACATACGGTAGGGTTGAAATCAGATGGGACCGTTCAAGCAATTGGATTGAATATTAACGGACAGACGAAGGTATCTAATTGGACAGATATTGTACAGATTTCTGCAGGGATTTATCATACAGTGGGACTGAAATCGGACGGAACTGTAATCACAACTGAAAAAAATGACTTATCTCAGGAAGATATTTTGGGGTGGACAGATATTGTACAGATCTCTGCAGGGTTAGGATGTGCAGATAGATTCTCACATACTGTAGGTTTAAAATCAGATGGGTCGGTGGTGGCGGTAGGAAATAACACCTATGCCCAAACCAATGTATCAAATTGGACAGATATCGTGCAGGTCTCTGCAGGAGGGGGACACACCGTAGGTTTAAAATCAGATGGATCGGTGGTGGCGATAGGAAATAACAGCTATTCCCAAACGAATGTATCAAATTGGACAGATATCGTGCAGATCTCCGCAGGGGTCTACCATACGGTAGGATTAAAATCAGACGAAACAGTGGTTGCAGTTGGGAAAAATATTTCTTACCAGACGAATGTGTCTAGATGGACAGATATCGTGCAAGTCTCTGCAGGACATTCACATACCATAGGATTGAAATCAGACGGAACGGTGGTCACAGTCGGTAGAAGTGCTTCTTTCCAAACCGATGTATCTAAATGGACAGATGTTGTGCAAGTCTCCGCGGGATATTTCCATACCGTAGGATTAAAATCGAACGAAGTCATCATAGCAGTTGGAGACAACTTATATGGTCAGACGAATGTTGAAAGTGGGTTTCTAATAGATCCTTTATAA
- a CDS encoding helix-turn-helix domain-containing protein, whose product MLGDRLVSLRKKLNLTQKDVSEKLDISRSTYAQYEINRRVPEFATLNKLADFFDVSLDYLVGRKNPQLSDDKTSAIIKEVMREFNIDLTNEEDQKKFHEVIKLLWDSKKK is encoded by the coding sequence GTGTTAGGTGATCGGCTAGTTTCATTAAGAAAAAAATTGAATTTAACTCAAAAAGATGTTTCAGAAAAGTTGGATATATCAAGATCTACCTACGCGCAATATGAAATTAATCGAAGAGTTCCAGAATTTGCTACACTAAATAAATTAGCAGATTTTTTTGATGTATCACTTGATTATTTAGTAGGAAGAAAAAATCCACAACTTTCCGATGATAAAACTTCTGCAATTATTAAAGAAGTGATGAGAGAATTTAACATCGATTTAACAAATGAAGAAGATCAAAAAAAATTCCATGAAGTGATCAAATTGTTATGGGATTCAAAAAAGAAATAA